CGTCGATGACGAGGGTCGAAATACCGCCGGGGCCATCGCCGCCGGTGCGCACCATGGCGACCAAAAGGTCGGTGCCGCCGGCACCCGAGATGAACTGCTTTTGGCCGTTGAGGACGTAGTGGTCACCGTCGCGCACGGCGCGGGCGCGCAGCGCCGCCGCGTCGGAGCCGGCGCCCGGCTCGGTCAGGCAATAGCTCGCGATCAGCTCCATGCTGCAAAGCTTCGGCAGCCATTGGTGGCGCTGGGTGTCGCTGCCGAAGGCATCGATCATCCAGGACGCCATGTTGTGGATCGAGATGAAGGCCGATGTTGTCGGGCAGCCCGTCGCCAGCGCTTCAAAAATCAGCGCCGCGTCGAACCGGCTCATCGCGGATCCCCCGACATCGTCGCGGATGTAGATGCCGCCCATACCAAGGCTTGCTGCCTCGCGCATCACGTCGACGGGGAAATGCTTCTCCTCGTCCCAGCGCAGCGCGTGCGGCGCGATCTTCTCCGCCGCAAACGCCAACGCCATGTCGCGAACCGCGACCTGATCCTCGTTCAGAGCGAACTGCATCGCGGCCTCTCGCTCCAAGGAGAACTACTTCATCAGCGGGATCGAGAACTCCGCACCTTCCTTGACGCCGGACGGCCAGCGCGAGGTCACCGTCTTGGTCTTGGTGTAGAAGCGGACCGAGTCCGGACCGTGCTGGTTGAGATCACCGAAGCCGGACTTCTTCCAGCCGCCGAAGGTGTAATAGGCGATCGGCACCGGGATCGGCACGTTGATACCGACCATGCCGACATTGACCTTGGCCGCGAAGTCGCGCGCGGCGTCGCCGTCGCGGGTGAAGATGGCAACGCCGTTGCCGTAGTCATGATCCGACGGCAGCGCCAGCGCTTCCTTGTAGTCGTGCGCGCGCACGACCGAGAGCACCGGGCCAAAGATCTCTTCCTTGTAGATCCGCATGTCCTTGGTGACGTTATCGAACAGCGAACCGCCAAGATAGAAGCCGTTCTCGTAGCCCTGCATCTTGAAGCCGCGGCCGTCGACGGCGAGGGTTGCGCCTTCCTTGATGCCGATGTCGATATAGCTCTTGACCTTCTCGACGGCTTCGCGCGTCACCAGCGGACCATAATCAGCGGACGGATCGATCGAGGTGCCGATCTTGAGGCTCTCGACGCGCGGGATCAGCTTTTCCATCAGCCGGTCGGCGGTGGACTTCCCGACGGGAACGGCGACGGAGACCGCCATGCAGCGCTCGCCGGCCGAGCCGTAGCCGGCGCCGATCAGCGCGTCGACGGCCTGGTCCATGTCGGCGTCGGGCATCACGATGGCGTGGTTCTTGGCGCCGCCGAAGCACTGGCAGCGCTTGCCGGTCTGGGCCGCGCGCTCATAGATATATTGCGCGATCGGCGTGGAGCCGACGAAGCCGACGGCCTTGATGTCGGCGTCGTCGAGGATGGCGTCGACCGCCTCCTTGTCGCCGTTGACGACGTTGAGGATGCCGGCCGGCAGGCCCGCTTCCATCATCAGCTCGGCGAGCAGCATCGGCACGCCTGGATCGCGCTCCGACGGCTTCAGGATGAA
This is a stretch of genomic DNA from Bradyrhizobium sp. CB2312. It encodes these proteins:
- a CDS encoding CoA-acylating methylmalonate-semialdehyde dehydrogenase; amino-acid sequence: MRSVGHFIGGKEVKGTSGRTADVFEPMTGDVQAKVALASKAEVRAAVENARAAQPEWAATNPQRRARVMMKFVELVQRDYDKLAELLAREHGKTVPDAKGDIQRGLEVAEFACGIPHLMKGEYTEGAGPGIDIYSMRQPLGVVAGITPFNFPAMIPMWKFAPAIACGNAFILKPSERDPGVPMLLAELMMEAGLPAGILNVVNGDKEAVDAILDDADIKAVGFVGSTPIAQYIYERAAQTGKRCQCFGGAKNHAIVMPDADMDQAVDALIGAGYGSAGERCMAVSVAVPVGKSTADRLMEKLIPRVESLKIGTSIDPSADYGPLVTREAVEKVKSYIDIGIKEGATLAVDGRGFKMQGYENGFYLGGSLFDNVTKDMRIYKEEIFGPVLSVVRAHDYKEALALPSDHDYGNGVAIFTRDGDAARDFAAKVNVGMVGINVPIPVPIAYYTFGGWKKSGFGDLNQHGPDSVRFYTKTKTVTSRWPSGVKEGAEFSIPLMK